The Brassica oleracea var. oleracea cultivar TO1000 chromosome C6, BOL, whole genome shotgun sequence genomic interval CGTCCAGATGGAAGACTTTCCAGACGACTTAATTAAGTCGTCCGATAAGTCGTCCAGCTGGGAAGACTTTCCAGACGCCTTATTATAAGTCGTCTAATAAGTCGTCCAGATGGAAGACTTTCCAGACGACTTAATTAAGTCGTCCGATAAGTCGTCCAGCTGGGAAGACTTTCCAGACGCCTTATTATAAGTCGTCTAATAAGTCGTCCAGATGGAAGACTTTCCAGACGACTTATAATAAGTCGTCTGCGCAGTCTTTTGGATTGAAGTAAATACCTGACTCAAGATAGCAGCTTTCATTGATCTGCGGCCTCTGCTGCCCTCGTAAGCCAGTATCGGTGGAGACGGACTGTCTGCTCTGGGACCACCAATACTAGCACCCAATTCCGGCATAGCTGTGTACGTCTAGACCTGAAGAACTTGTATAAACCCATCCACGGTGTAACAGCCAGCAATTTCTTTGTTCCACAAAGAGTCCATCAGCACCTTAAACGCGACTCTCCCCCATGGATAATTCTCAAACCGTTCTAAATCCATCACTAGCCTTGCCAGAGTAGATCGTGTAGCGGTTGAAAACTTTCTCCCTTCAATGAATCCAGTGAAGATGGAGAGGTACGCGAGCCGCTTGCGATCTTCCCTGGACCAATCCCCGCATCTCTTCAGTGCTGCTATTATCTGATCAGTAGTTGGCCCAGCTTCCAGATGAACTCCCAGCATCCCCCAGAAAGAAACCATCTCTGGGGTAACGTCACATTTTGGTGTCTCAAGGTCCTCGATGTACTCGCAGTTTAGACCAGTGAGGTTTTCAAACTCTAACAGTGAAAACCTCAAAGGTTCTGGACCAACGAGAGACCACATCTCATACTTCTTCTTAATGTCCAGCTTGAAACTGAGCATGTAGTGAACCAGCCTTGAAGCCCAACCAAATCCCTGCTCCTTGAACTTGATGAAAACTCCCAAACTCGACTCCTTGAGCTCTTCAAATTCGTCATCAGTAAGAGCTTTCCTAAGAGCAGTATGCAACTTGCTGTTATCCGTATGATACGAAATGCTATTGTGGGCTTCTGGTTCTTCCCCTGATGTGTATAACCTACGGGGGAGTTCTGGAATATCCATCCTTTTTGTCTGCAAAATAATCAAAGACAACAATATAAGTCCAGACGACTTAGTAGACGACTTAAATTACTTACAAGTCTTCCAGTCGCAGAAGGAGTTGGAGTACTCGTCATTGCGGTTATAGATCTGAAAAAATAAACGTGAAACGGTGAGAATGAGTAAATTGATAGAGACAACGTTTTATGTTCATCTTTTCCTCGAGATTGATGACTTAGCGGCGTTAGGGTTTACAGAGAAACGGCGCTAAGGTTTACAGAGAAGAAGCGGCGGCGCTAGGGTTTAGAAGAAGCGGCGGCGCTAGTGTTTAGAACGTTGGTGACCACGGTGGCGAGGGCGACGGTTTGTTCGGAAATAGTGGAATCGGCGGCGCTAGGGTTTAGAGGAATCGGCGCGGCTAGGGTTAGAAGAAGCTGCGGCGACAACGGTGAGAATGAAGTGAGATAGATAGCCGATGTTGAGAACGATGGTTTGTTCGGAAATCGTGGGAATTCGAAATCGCCTTTGAGAGGGAGAACTGTTAGGGTTTCTGAATTTCGTGAAAAATGAAACAAACAAAATAAAAATCACCTTATATATTGGGTAAATAATCCGGTTAGCTTTAAAATTACATTGGTAAACTTTAAGGTTTGGTCCGGTTTAGACGACTTATTCTGGCTGATAATGTACAACAGACGACTTAATATTTAGTCGTCTGTTTTCAGACGACAAAATATTAAGTCGTCCTAGACCCTAAAATGAACCCCTAAACTAAAATGACTAGATTAACTAACTAACCACGTTATAAAATCAAATTATACTTAAATAGTGTTTACTATACACAGAAATGAACACGCATAAGTAATTTTAAAAATTTTCAAAAACGGTTTTAATGCTTTCCAAAATCTAACCCTAAGAACACATACAATACTACAACATATGTTGATGAAACATAAACTTAAGAATATCATGACTCACTACTTTCACTCATCTATGCTGAAAACAATTGAAATTTGTTATATCTTAATTTATACCTCCTAAGACATATGTTAATTACATAATTCCCATTTTTCACTTATCAAAATATTTTTTACAAAATTTTTAAATTATGTTTAAGACTAACTGTCCAGACGACTTTCAGTTAAGTCGTCTGGACGACTTATTTTCAAGTCGTCTAAACAGACGACTTGCGAGGGGTAGAAACGTAAAAAAAATTCCGTTTTTTTGTTTGGTCACAAGGGGATAGTTGTAATTTCAATAGCCTTTTAGGTTACTTTTGCCTTTGACCCAAGTTGGGGTATTGTTTTAGGTTTGATTCCAAGTTTTGAGTCACACTTGGCAATTCTCCCTTATTATGCTGATTCAAAACTAATGAGTAATGACGTCGTCGATTTTTGACCAATCTTACCTTTACAAATTGTGTGGATCACGTTTTTCATCAAGTCTCCATTTCCTAAATTACAAGATTTAAACAATATTAATTATGGAGTAGGATGGTAATTATATCTCTAAACTGTAACTGCATTTATAATGTTAAAACCCAATTTCGAGAAATTGCTATTTTAGGAAACTTTTTATTTCTTTTATTTATTAATAGAAACTAGATATATTATTTTTGCTTGACCATTAAGGCGTCAGACAGAAATCTTCTGTTGGTTTTCTATTTTATCCTGTCTATATATTGTTTTCCTATTTAGGCAGGGATCTTTTTAAATACATAAACAAGAAAATTACTTCTAGAAAACAAACAAGTTCTCTACAAATAAATAATTTTTTTTTTTTAAAAAGACAGTGAGGCGTGGAAGATAGACTTATCTTATCTCCAATGACTCGATGCCGCGTATAAGATGTGAACGTTACTCTTTGTCTTTGTCTTTGTCGTAACCAGATCCCATAATCGGCGGGGCGAAACCATCAGGGAGGCGCAATGCTGACGTGGAATGGAATATTCGAAACGCGGAGAAGATCCAGCTCGCTTTTAGCTTCCTTCATTTTTTTTTGGTAATCATGTTTTTAGCTTCCTTCATTTTTTTTTTGGTAATCATGTTAAAAGCTTCCTTCATTTTTATATAAATATATACTCCAATTAACAAAAAAATTGAAGAATATATAGAAACAAGAAATCGTCACACGCATTTCGAAACCTCTCTTTCTTCTCTCTCTATAGTCGTGAGAAAATCTGAAACTGGCTCTTCGTACTGTTCTCGTTGCCGACGTCCCTAGCCTCCCGGACTCCGTTTACGGATTATCCGACGGTAACATATCAAACCCTACCTTATGTATCACGGCAACTCCATATAATCTTCTTTTAATGTTTGTAGTTATTACAGGATTTTAGTAGTTCTGGCAAGTAGATATATATATGATTCTTATATTATAGATATATATATGATTCTTATATATATATATATATATATATATATATATGTGTATAAAGCTGTAAAGCTATCATCGTTTACTATACACGCTTCTTCTTATTCAGGTATGAGTCCCTCCGGTTTAGATTTGAGCGAACCGAAACCGTTTAAGATGCCTGGATTCTCTGTGATTGGACACAGAGGAAATGGTATGAATGTGTTGCAGTCTTCTGATCGGAGAACCAGAGGTTTTAAAGAAAACTCTATCCTCTCTTTCAATTCTGCAGCCAAGTTTCCCATCGATTTCATTGAGTTCGATGTTCAGGTTGGTTTCTTCTAATCCTCTCTCAAGTTATAGTCGGTTAGGTTAATCTTGGGTGGTTTATATTTTGAAATTAGGATTAAAATTTTGTGTAGAAGAATATTCTGATGTGGATCTCCTTTTTTTCTTGGGGATGCTATTTATAGTTTCTTAGAATTGATATGAACAAGAAGATTGGAGAAAGAGAGATCATGGCCACCGAAAGTGAATCCACGAGCTTTGTGTGGTTGTTTCTTTTTTTGTAGGTGACAAAAGATGATTGTCCAGTCATTTTTCATGATGATTTCATCTACTCTCAAGAGAATGTGTGTCTTCTCTTAGATCTTGATTCTTTTTTATTCTAATGCAAGATTATATCTCATATTGATGGATATTGTGTTTTGTATTTATTGTGTTCAGGGTATTGTTAATGAGAGTAGAGTGACTGATTTGAGCCTCTCTGAGTTTCTCCTCTATGGACCTCAGAAAGAAGCTGAGAAAACAGGCAAGACCCTTATGAGGAAATCCAAAGAAGGTCAGGTTTTGAAATGGGAAGTTGACTCTGATGACCCCCTTTGCACGCTACAAGAAGCTTTCGAACGAGTTGAGCATTCTCTAGGGTTCAATATCGAGTTGAAATTCGATAATCAGGTTGTCTATGAGCGAGAGTTTCTCGTCCATGTCTTGAGAACAGTTCTGCAGGTATGATCATAATACTAATCCAACCAATTCTAAGAGTATTATTAGTAAAAAAAGGTCTTAACCTTTTTTTTTCTGTTTCCATTTGTTGCTTCTGGCACAAACTACAGGTGGTGTTTGATTATGCTCAAGACAGACCAGTGATCTTCTCAAGTTTCCAACCAGATGCAGCACAGCTTGTTAGAGAACTGCAGAACACTTACCCTGTATGTTCCTGTCTCAAACTTTTTTAATCCTAATTTCACCAAATGCATCCATTTTTATGCAATTATGTGGTTTGTTTTCTTAGGTTTTCTTTCTGACTAATGCGGGGAATCAAATGTTCAAAGACGAGAGAAGAAACTCACTGGAAGAAGCCATTAAAGTTTGCTTGGAAGGAAAGCTACAAGGTATTGTTTCAGAGGTTAATCAAATGTTCAAAGACGAGAGAAGAAACTCACTGGAAGAAGCCATTAAAGTTTGCTTGGAAGGAAAGCTACAAGGTATTGTTTCAGAGGTTAAAGGAGTTTTCAGAAACCCATCAGCCATTGCCAAGATCAAAGAATCTAACCTTTCTCTTCTCACATACGGCAAACTCAAGTAAAGCTTCTTCATTCTCTCTTAATTATGCACAGTTAAACTCTGACTCTAATCTCTGAGTTGATGTATTGATTCAAAATGTGTGTTGCAGCAATGTGGGAGAGGCTGTGTACATGCAATATGTGATGGGGATTGAAGGAGTGATTGTAGACTTTGTTGAGGAGATTTCTGAGTCAGTGACGCTCATGATGATAAGACCACCATCACCATCATCACCATTACCATCACCAGATTTAAAGGATAATGTTGCAGCCATTACAAGACCTGAGTTTTCACAAAAGGAGATTGATTTTCTTCTCAAGTTTCTCTCACAGTTGATACAGCATTAATTGATTTCATTATTACCTATGTTTTTTTTTTCTGATCGAATATCTTTGTATCTTTTCTTTCCTTTATCATGTGATTTATTTTCCTTTAGGAGTTTGATTTTCTTTCTACTTTTTTCTTCTTCTTCTGATCTGAGTGTCTTGCTCCAATAGCTAAACTAATTTACATAGATTGATTTTAAAAAATACCATATAGTAAATTATATAATTCAAATATATGCCTTTTAATATATATATATATAATTCAAAAATCAAATTACTGTAGTTATTTGCTAATTCTTATATTGATAATCAATATGTTTTCTGATTCTTAATTCAAGGTTTCAATTTACTTAATCTTTCAATTAAAATAATAAATTAATAAAATTATACTTCTGACATTATTAATTTATAAGCTTTTATTTGCGAAATATCGAAATTTAATTCTTATTGAAAATATGGTAATACAAAATTCTAGGTTCTATATTTCAGAAAAATACATTTTCATATAATTTTGGTAATAATGGTTTGAGTCTTTAAAATTCACTATTTAAAGACAAAACTATCTATCTATCTATAATATTACTTTCGAAATAATTTTTCGCATTTGAGCTCTCATATTAAAAGTTAAAGTGTTTAATCTATAATATTACTTTCGAAGTGATTTTTCACATTCGAACTCTCATATTAAAAGTTAAAGTGGTTAATATCGTTTATACTTTTAATGAATAAAATATACAAATTAGCCATAAATATTTTTTTTTTAAATAAAATTTGATTAGATAAGTGATTAAAATTATCAAAAATCAAAAATTTATTTTAAAATGAAAAGACAATTCTATTATAAAAATTAAAAAAATACATGACTAAATATTAATCAAGTAAAATTTTAATTTAATATAACTGAAAAAAGAGAAAATTGAGTAATTTTGAGATGTATTTCTATATAATTGATATAGTGTACAAAGAATTTCTTAAAAAAGTATGATATGTAAGAATTTTCAAATAAAAACATAAATAATAATTATCAATATAGTATTTTCATTAAAATATATATTTTTAAATAAAATATAATTCACATATATATATATATATATTGTGTTGTTATCTGAAAAATTATAATAAAATTTAAAATTTAAAAATAGAAACACATAACTAAATACTAATAAAGTAAAAATTTTAATTTTATATAATCGAAAAAAATATTAAGTTATTTTAAGATTTATTTCTATATAATGAATATAGTGTACACAGTGTGGTTTTCAAAACAAATATAGTAATTATAAGAATTAGTAATATGTGTATATATATTATATATTAATATGTAATTATAAAATTTTATGTCCGTATGCGCGGATGAATCATGTAGTTCTTAATTATATTCCAATGACAGTATGTGTCTTTCATCCAAACCTTTCCAAAGGATGCTTGAAGTTCCAATCAAACTACAACTCGTTGTTCTCCATCGTCTCTGCCTTAACTATGAAGAAAACAAAAGACATTCTTTTTTCCTCTTCATCAGTATCAAATTCAAGAATCCAATTCCAATAGCCACAACAGAAAGTATCTTTGATATAAACAAAACAAAAATACAATTAATTCTCCTCGCCAAATAAAATTTTGAAGTCTAATTCATCAGGCGGATTAATTTAACCTGGCGTTCTTTATTATATTTGTGATTTAATAGTTTCATACAATAATTATGTTCACCAGTCAAAATTAGAATCATTTTTCTTTTCATTTTAATTATTTTTTAGTTTTCTCATTTCTATAAATTTATTAATATATGAATCATTTTTGTAGTTTTTCCAATGCAATAATAATAATAATCTAATTGTCTTATGTTAGAATATAGGGAGAATTGCCAAGTGTGACTCAAAACTTGGAGTCAAACCCAAAACAATACCCCAACTTGGGTCAAAGGCAAAAGTAACCTAAAAGGCTATTGAAATTACAACTATCCCCTTGTGACCAAACAAAAAAACGGAATTTTTTTTACGTTTCTACCCCTCGCAAGTCGTCTGTTTAGACGACTTGAAAATAAGTCGTCCAGACGACTTAACTGAAAGTCGTCTGGACAGTTAGTCTTAAACATAATTTAAAAATTTTGTAAAAAATATTTTGATAAGTGAAAAATGGGAATTATGTAATTAACATATGTCTTAGGAGGTATAAATTAAGATATAACAAATTTCAATTGTTTTCAGCATAGATGAGTGAAAGTAGCGAGTCATGATATTCTTAAGTTAATGTTTCATCAACATATGTTGTAGTATTGTATGTGTTCTTAGGGTTAGATGTTGGAAAGCATTAAAACCGTTTTTGAAAATTTTTAAAATTACTTATGCGTGTTCATTTCTGTGTATAGTAAACACTATTTAAGTATAATTTGATTTTATAACGTGGTTAGTTAGTTAATCTAGTCATTTTAGTTTAGGGGTTCATTTTAGGGTCTAGGACGACTTAATATTTTGTCGTCTGAAAACAGACGACTAAATATTAAGTCGTCTGTTGTACATTATCAGCCAGAATAAGTCGTCTAAACCGGACCAAACCTTAAAGTTTACCAATGTAATTTTAAAGCTAACCGGATTATTTACCCAATATATAAGGTGATTTTTATTTTTTTTGTTTCATTTTTCGCGAAATTCAGAAACCCTAACAGTTCTCCCTCTCAAAGGCGATTTCGAATTCCCACGATTTCCGAACAAACCATCGTTCTCAACATCGGCTATCTATCTCACTTCATTCTCACCGTTGTCGCCGCAGCTTCTTCTAACCCTAGCGCCGCCGATTCCTCTAAACCCTAGCGCCGCCGATTCCTCTAAACCCTAGCGCCGCCGATTCCTCTAAACCCTAGCGCCGCCGATTCCTCTAAACCCTAGCGCCGCCGATTCCTCTAAACCCTAGCGCCGCCGATTCCTCTAAACCCTAGCGCCGCCGATTCCTCTAAACCCTAGCGCCGCCGATTCCTCTAAACCCTAGCGCCGCCGATTCCTCTAAACCCTAGCGCCGCCGCTTCCACTATTTCCGAACAAACCGTCGCCCTCGCCACCGTGGTCACCAACGTTCTAAACACTAGCGCCGCCGCTTCTTCTAAACCCTAGCGCCGCCGCTTCTTCTCTGTAAACCTTAGCGCCGTTTCTCTGTAAACCCTAACGCCGCTAAGTCATCAATCTCGAGGAAAAGATGAACATAAAACGTTGTCTCTATCAATTTACTCATTCTCACCGTTTCACGTTTATTTTTTCAGATCTATAACCGCAATGACGAGTACTCCAACTCCTTCTGCGACTGGAAGACTTGTAAGTAATTTAAGTCGTCCGGCTTTGTCTTCCAACTGGACGACTTAGTAGATGACTTAAATATAAGTCGTCCATTTGGAAGACTTTCCAGACGACTTAATTATAAGTCGTCTACTAAGTCGTCTGGACTTATATTGTTGTCTTTGATTATTTTGCAGACAAAAAGGATGGATATTCCAGAACTCCCCCGTAGGTTATACACATCAGGGGAAGAGCCAGAAGCCCACAATAGCATTTCGTATCATACGGATAACAGCAAGTTGCATACTGCTCTTAGGAAAGCTCTTACTGATGACGAATTTGAAGAGCTCAAGGAGTCGAGTTTGGGAGTTTTCATCAAGTTCAAGGAGCAGGGATTTGGTTGGGCTTCAAGGCTGGTTCACTACATGCTCAGTTTCAAGCTGGACATTAAGAAGAAGTATGAGATGTGGTCTCTCGTTGGTCCAGAACCTTTGAGGTTTTCACTGTTAGAGTTTGAAAACCTCACTGGTCTAAACTGCGAGTACATCGAGGACCTTGAGACACCAAAATGTGATGTTACCCCAGAGATGGTTTCTTTCTGGGGGATGCTGGGAGTTCATCTGGAAGCTGGGCCAACTACTGATCAGATAATAGCAGCACTGAAGAGATGCGGGGATTGGTCAAGGGAAGATCGCAAGCGGCTCTCGTACCTCTCCATCTTCACTGGATTCATTGAAGGGAGAAAGTTTTCAACCGCTACACGTTCTACTCTGGCAAGGCTAGTGATGGATTTAGAACGGTTTGAGAATTATCCATGGGGGAGAGTCGCGTTTAAGGTGCTGATGGACTCTTTGTGGAACAAAGAAATTGCTGGCTGTTACACCGTGGATGGGTTTATACAAGTTCTTCAGGTCTGGACGTACACAGCTATGCCGGAATTGGGTGCTAGTATTGGTGGTCCCAGAGCAGACAGTCCGTCTCCACCGATACTGGCTTACGAGGGCAGCAGAGGCCGCAGATCAATGAAAGCTGCTATCTTGAGTCAGGTATTTACTTCAATCCAAAAGACTGCGCAGACGACTTATTATAAGTCGTCTGGAAGGTCTTCCAGCTGGACGACTTAGTAGACGACTTATAATTAAGTCGTCTATTTAGTATTTTTTTTCAAATATCTAACTCGATTCTTCTATTTACTGCAGACCCGCGTGATCAACTTTGTTGAGAAGGACATTAGTGAAATGTGGCCAAAATGGGACTCTGAGGTTGAGGACCTGCCCGCGGAGAACATCATTAAAGTCATGTATGAGCGGAGACCGTGGAAGTGGACCATGGATTGCTGGGAAGTCACTGGTACTAAGGTCAATACAAAACCTAAGGTTGTGACTCCATCGAAGAAGGCCATAAACTAGGTTAAGATCCGTGTCTTTCACGGAATGTATATATATATATATATATATATATATATATATATATAAATTAATTTATGTATTATATGTTTTTTACATATTATAAAAAATATATTGAATAATTAAAAATGCAGTAACTATTACGTATATATTAAATTGGTGAGAAGAAATAAAAAAATTATTAATCCAAACAATAAATTTTTCTATTTGATATGGTATATAATTAAATTAAATGATATTAACTTATATATAGTATATTTTTAATATTAAT includes:
- the LOC106296872 gene encoding glycerophosphodiester phosphodiesterase GDPD2-like isoform X2, with product MSPSGLDLSEPKPFKMPGFSVIGHRGNGMNVLQSSDRRTRGFKENSILSFNSAAKFPIDFIEFDVQVTKDDCPVIFHDDFIYSQENGIVNESRVTDLSLSEFLLYGPQKEAEKTGKTLMRKSKEGQVLKWEVDSDDPLCTLQEAFERVEHSLGFNIELKFDNQVVYEREFLVHVLRTVLQVVFDYAQDRPVIFSSFQPDAAQLVRELQNTYPVFFLTNAGNQMFKDERRNSLEEAIKVCLEGKLQGIVSEVKGVFRNPSAIAKIKESNLSLLTYGKLNNVGEAVYMQYVMGIEGVIVDFVEEISESVTLMMIRPPSPSSPLPSPDLKDNVAAITRPEFSQKEIDFLLKFLSQLIQH
- the LOC106296872 gene encoding glycerophosphodiester phosphodiesterase GDPD2-like isoform X1; this translates as MSPSGLDLSEPKPFKMPGFSVIGHRGNGMNVLQSSDRRTRGFKENSILSFNSAAKFPIDFIEFDVQVTKDDCPVIFHDDFIYSQENGIVNESRVTDLSLSEFLLYGPQKEAEKTGKTLMRKSKEGQVLKWEVDSDDPLCTLQEAFERVEHSLGFNIELKFDNQVVYEREFLVHVLRTVLQVVFDYAQDRPVIFSSFQPDAAQLVRELQNTYPVFFLTNAGNQMFKDERRNSLEEAIKVCLEGKLQGIVSEVKGVFRNPSAIAKIKESNLSLLTYGKLNNVGEAVYMQYVMGIEGVIVDFVEEISESVTLMMIRPPSPSSPLPSPDLKDNVAAITRPEFSQKEIDFLLKFLSQLIQH
- the LOC106296872 gene encoding glycerophosphodiester phosphodiesterase GDPD2-like isoform X3 gives rise to the protein MSPSGLDLSEPKPFKMPGFSVIGHRGNGMNVLQSSDRRTRGFKENSILSFNSAAKFPIDFIEFDVQGIVNESRVTDLSLSEFLLYGPQKEAEKTGKTLMRKSKEGQVLKWEVDSDDPLCTLQEAFERVEHSLGFNIELKFDNQVVYEREFLVHVLRTVLQVVFDYAQDRPVIFSSFQPDAAQLVRELQNTYPVFFLTNAGNQMFKDERRNSLEEAIKVCLEGKLQGIVSEVKGVFRNPSAIAKIKESNLSLLTYGKLNNVGEAVYMQYVMGIEGVIVDFVEEISESVTLMMIRPPSPSSPLPSPDLKDNVAAITRPEFSQKEIDFLLKFLSQLIQH